CCGAGACCACCTCACTAAGCTCGTTGCTGCGGTACCAGCGCCGCAGCTCGTTGAGCCAACGGGGGCCCTTGCGGGACTGCTCAAACCAGACCGCCAGGGTGCGTACCGGCAGGCCCTGGGCGTTCTCCAGCCAGACCGCCACGTAAGGCGGGCGGTAGCGGCCCCCGCCCCCCACAAACTCAAAGGTGATGTCCAGCTTCATGCCGCTGGCCCAGCGGGCCTGGGCCAGACTCCGTCCGGCCCACAGGGTCAGGAAGAGGCCGGCGGCGCGGTAGACAAAGTTTCGGCGGCTAATGAAACGACGCTGCATGGGTATCTCCTTGGGGTTCATTGAATCCGGTGGTGGTCGAACTTGGGGTTGCTGTGGGTCTGGCCGCTTTGCTCCACCAGCAAGCAGCCCACCCCAAAGGTCTCGGCTAAGGCCAGGCTGAGCGTGGGCTCGAGCACGCAAAACGCGGTAGCCAACACATCGGCGGCGGCAGCATTGGGGGCCAGCACCGTGGCCTGCACCACCCGCGCGACCGGGCGGGCGGTGCGGGGGTCGTAGAGGTGGGCCCCGCGCCGGGCCAGGCCGCTGGTGGC
This genomic stretch from Meiothermus sp. harbors:
- a CDS encoding DUF2271 domain-containing protein translates to MQRRFISRRNFVYRAAGLFLTLWAGRSLAQARWASGMKLDITFEFVGGGGRYRPPYVAVWLENAQGLPVRTLAVWFEQSRKGPRWLNELRRWYRSNELSEVVSGPTRMPGRYTLTWDGKDDRGNWVNQGEYFVCVELVREHGPYELFREKVALGQTPFKRSYSVASELKEVTLTYDKQG